Proteins encoded by one window of Anomalospiza imberbis isolate Cuckoo-Finch-1a 21T00152 chromosome 20, ASM3175350v1, whole genome shotgun sequence:
- the MMP28 gene encoding matrix metalloproteinase-28, with product MAASLRAALALGLLAAAQPAPAAGQRRQAELFLEKYGYFSEPGAGTHSPAEFTEALRDFQRVTHLPLSGVLDAPTLHQMALPRCGTDDGDSRAAGAPAARRRRRTAQHGGRWYKRHLTYRVVNWPSYLPQHEVRLAVRAAFELWSNVSSLRFWEAQHGPADIRLTFFHGDHNDGLNNAFDGPGGALAHAFFPRRGEAHFDSAERWSLHSGKGRNLFIVVAHEVGHTLGLQHSPVKSALMSPYYKKLSKDFVLSWDDILAIQNLYGKPSKGSAIQLPGKVFTHFQDWNTDLYGRDRQHRSLSTYYCHSFFDAITADGDHNLYIFKGSHYWVVSASGNASDPRPLQPRWPGLPAGIDACAWSQLSGKFYFFKGGRCWRYVGSKLEAGFPRKCSALGLPRHPDTALYFQQLRRLVLFKGPKYFVVGEEPLGVEPYYPRSLRDWAGLPPATAGALTHRDGSVYFFRDDQYWKFDQAKLQVVATGKWATQLAWMGCWDANSEQGLL from the exons CTCTTCCTGGAGAAATACGGCTACTTCAGCGAGCCGGGGGCCGGCACACACAGCCCCGCCGAGTTCACCGAGGCGCTGAG GGATTTCCAGCGGGTGACCCACCTCCCGCTCAGCGGGGTGCTGGATGCCCCCACCCTCCATCAGATGGCTCTGCCGAGGTGTGGCACGGATGACGGCGACAGCCGCGCTGCCGGGGCACCGGCCGCCCGGCGCCGCAGGCGCACGGCACAGCACG GTGGGCGCTGGTACAAGCGGCACCTGACGTACCGGGTGGTGAACTGGCCGTCCTACCTGCCGCAGCACGAGGTGCGCCTGGCCGTGAGAGCCGCTTTCGAGCTCTGGAGCAACGTGTCCTCCCTGCGGTTCTGGGAGGCACAGCATGGCCCCGCTGACATCCGCCTCACCTTCTTCCACGGGGACCACAACGATGGACTCAACAACGCCTTCGATGGGCCAG GAGGTGCCCTGGCTCACGCCTTCTTCCCCCGGCGAGGAGAAGCCCACTTTGACAGCGCCGAGCGCTGGTCCCTGCACAGCGGCAAAGGGCGCAACCTCTTCATCGTGGTGGCCCACGAGGTCGGGCAcacgctggggctgcagcactcGCCCGTCAAGAGCGCCCTGATGTCCCCCTACTACAAAAAGCTCAGCAAGGATTTTGTCCTCAGCTGGGATGACATCTTGGCCATCCAGAACTTGTACG GAAAGCCCTCCAAGGGCTCGGCTATCCAGCTCCCAGGAAAGGTCTTCACTCACTTCCAGGACTGGAACACGGACCTTTACGGCAGGGACCGACAGCACAGGAGCCTCAGCACCTATTACTGCCACTCCTTCTTCGATGCCATAACCGCCG ACGGGGATCACAACCTCTACATCTTCAAGGGCAGCCACTACTGGGTGGTGTCAGCCAGTGGCAACGCCAGTGACCCACGGCCACTGCAGCCACGCTGGCCCGGCCTCCCCGCCGGCATCGACGCCTGCGCCTGGTCCCAGCTCAGTGGAAAGTTCTACTTCTTCAAAG GTGGCCGATGCTGGCGCTACGTGGGCTCCAAGCTGGAGGCAGGATTTCCCCGAAAATGCAGCGCCCTGGGGCTGCCTCGGCACCCGGACACCGCGCTCTACTTCCAGCAGCTCCGGCGGCTCGTCCTCTTCAAAGGCCCCAAGTACTTCGTGGTGGGCGAGGAGCCCCTGGGCGTGGAGCCCTACTACCCCCGCAGCCTGCGGGACTGGGCAGGGCTGCCCCCGGCCACGGCCGGGGCTCTCACCCACCGCGACGGCTCCGTCTACTTCTTTCGGGATGACCAGTACTGGAAATTTGACCAGGCCAAGCTGCAAGTGGTGGCCACCGGCAAATGGGCCACGCAGCTCGCCTGGATGGGCTGCTGGGATGCCAACAGTGAGCAGGGGCTGTTGTGA